A stretch of the Microcebus murinus isolate Inina chromosome 6, M.murinus_Inina_mat1.0, whole genome shotgun sequence genome encodes the following:
- the LOC109730555 gene encoding small ribosomal subunit protein uS14-like — MGHQQLYWSHPRKFGQGSHSCRVCSNRHGLIRKYGLNMCRQCFCVYAKDIGFIKLD, encoded by the coding sequence ATGGGTCACCAGCAGCTCTATTGGAGCCACCCGCGAAAATTCGGCCAGGGTTCTCATTCTTGTCGAGTCTGCTCAAACCGGCACGGTCTGATCCGGAAATACGGCCTCAATATGTGCCGCCAGTGTTTCTGTGTGTATGCGAAGGACATCGGTTTCATTAAGTTGGACTAA